A portion of the Simkania negevensis Z genome contains these proteins:
- a CDS encoding protein kinase domain-containing protein has product MAVPTVSNQIQDLFHHNMPEYGQNTITTHYGTDGYPIAETNRVYDTNGYSDEEGETNGYDREEGDRLQAAPVNWQMPINVNVTSGPQDGPEGYFHHGPYPVVAPYIQDSFQRTALRQAFGFRQINLQTTTWADHAMHTLGTHFGRVTVDRLGNGSNSSVFLMQQEGSQAKQVLRVFPIRSLRHEHLSQAYQLHRDHVGGEWLSATVNHPNLANNSHIIAWDSSDNSFRVMSREDVRQLVENRHTLAEGRRIYAVATLGEYVEGSRDLANAVRTERYFPEETLRPILHDIFQGVAELNSRQIVHRDLKSANVIVLPSRQAQIIDFGNAGILNPEQTLDVFGDRSYHPPESNITIYGTPIHTSKKTDSYGLFLLTYHALTGESYYGAKQVNWQLVSCQQMDQLKQEENKSFRQILNEDPKLAHVSPTLKDLMAQLGTAKKAERITAEQAMTHPFFLSHYLVNWLDTTI; this is encoded by the coding sequence GTGGCAGTACCAACTGTTTCCAATCAAATACAAGATTTATTTCATCATAACATGCCTGAATACGGGCAAAATACAATCACCACGCATTATGGTACCGATGGCTACCCTATTGCTGAAACAAACAGAGTCTATGATACCAATGGTTATTCCGATGAAGAAGGAGAAACCAATGGCTATGATAGAGAGGAGGGAGATAGACTACAAGCTGCACCTGTTAACTGGCAAATGCCTATCAATGTAAATGTCACTTCGGGACCACAAGACGGCCCAGAAGGTTATTTTCATCACGGCCCATATCCAGTTGTTGCTCCATATATTCAAGACTCATTTCAAAGAACAGCTTTGCGCCAAGCCTTTGGCTTCCGCCAAATTAATCTTCAGACAACTACATGGGCCGATCATGCTATGCATACATTAGGAACCCATTTTGGAAGAGTGACAGTCGATCGACTTGGCAATGGGAGTAACTCGAGTGTTTTCTTGATGCAACAAGAAGGCTCTCAAGCAAAACAAGTTTTAAGAGTATTTCCTATCCGCAGCCTTCGTCATGAGCATCTCTCTCAAGCTTATCAACTCCACCGCGACCATGTTGGCGGAGAATGGCTGAGCGCAACAGTTAACCATCCAAATCTAGCCAACAATTCACATATCATTGCTTGGGATTCATCAGATAATTCATTTAGAGTCATGAGTCGTGAAGATGTTAGACAATTAGTTGAAAACCGCCATACCTTAGCTGAAGGAAGACGTATTTACGCTGTTGCAACTCTTGGGGAGTATGTTGAAGGATCAAGAGATCTTGCTAATGCGGTACGGACCGAGCGTTATTTTCCCGAAGAGACTTTAAGACCGATTCTTCACGATATTTTTCAAGGTGTTGCAGAACTCAATAGTAGGCAAATCGTTCATCGAGACCTTAAATCGGCAAATGTGATCGTCCTCCCATCTAGGCAAGCCCAAATCATCGACTTCGGCAATGCAGGCATCCTTAATCCCGAGCAAACACTCGACGTTTTTGGAGACCGCTCTTACCACCCTCCTGAAAGCAATATTACCATTTATGGAACTCCTATTCACACAAGTAAAAAAACGGATAGTTATGGCTTATTCCTCTTAACCTATCACGCTCTCACCGGAGAGAGTTATTACGGAGCAAAGCAAGTTAACTGGCAATTAGTCAGCTGTCAGCAAATGGATCAGCTGAAGCAAGAAGAAAACAAATCTTTCAGACAAATACTCAATGAAGATCCCAAACTTGCTCATGTAAGTCCGACCTTAAAAGACTTAATGGCTCAACTAGGAACTGCTAAAAAAGCAGAGCGCATTACTGCAGAGCAGGCTATGACACATCCATTTTTCCTAAGCCATTACCTAGTAAACTGGCTAGATACCACAATCTAA
- a CDS encoding protein kinase domain-containing protein, giving the protein MAISTNHHSIGAMNCFHIQRGGYIDETDAPIKPARENIVINVQSRPNDGPDGYTHNGPFPNIDQFISPSIGRAYLFDSFTRDYFDNTTATWPQNVIYTIGQSFGRFSAQTLGNGFNSSAFVMQQEGSEIKRVLRTFSIGQLRHPQSQQPLKLNRDHVGGEWINLTLNHPNIASNTHLVVWDSFDNSFRVMNQNQVQAQIENRYMLQEGRQLYAVATIGDYAEGSLDLERYFRLNPRRSEEEVQGMLYDIFQGVAAMNDMQIVHRDLKDANVIRLPTGQMQIIDFGTAGFLNQGESLHVLGGGGILPFESHFEVEGKPRHTNAKTDSFGLFLLTYQALTGCKYFGNDTPLEEIKRNHKELHAKEQSKSFRALLEEDPLLTHISPVLKDLMAQLGTSIETNRLTANEALSHPFFTSRHVTFIERAV; this is encoded by the coding sequence ATGGCCATTTCAACCAATCATCATTCAATTGGAGCAATGAATTGTTTTCACATTCAAAGAGGAGGCTATATCGATGAGACAGATGCACCCATCAAGCCGGCAAGAGAAAACATTGTTATCAATGTTCAATCTAGACCAAATGATGGCCCTGATGGCTATACTCACAATGGTCCATTCCCAAACATCGATCAGTTCATTTCACCAAGTATTGGAAGAGCATACCTTTTTGATTCTTTCACAAGGGATTATTTCGACAACACAACTGCAACATGGCCTCAAAACGTCATTTATACAATAGGTCAAAGCTTTGGCAGATTCTCAGCTCAAACACTTGGAAACGGATTCAATTCGAGTGCATTTGTGATGCAACAAGAAGGATCTGAAATAAAACGGGTCTTACGCACGTTTTCAATTGGGCAACTTCGTCACCCTCAATCACAACAACCTCTAAAGCTCAATCGAGACCATGTTGGTGGAGAGTGGATTAACCTAACTTTGAACCACCCTAACATTGCCTCTAATACACATCTCGTTGTCTGGGATTCATTTGATAATTCATTTAGAGTGATGAACCAAAATCAAGTGCAAGCTCAGATAGAAAACCGCTATATGTTGCAAGAAGGAAGGCAACTCTATGCTGTAGCAACAATTGGAGACTACGCTGAAGGCTCGCTAGATTTAGAACGCTACTTCAGATTAAACCCAAGGAGAAGCGAAGAAGAAGTCCAAGGAATGCTCTATGATATCTTTCAGGGAGTAGCAGCAATGAACGACATGCAAATTGTCCATCGAGACCTAAAAGATGCAAACGTGATCAGACTGCCAACAGGTCAAATGCAAATTATCGACTTTGGCACCGCTGGGTTCCTCAATCAAGGGGAAAGTCTCCATGTCTTAGGCGGTGGCGGTATACTTCCTTTTGAAAGCCATTTTGAAGTTGAAGGCAAGCCTCGGCATACAAATGCAAAAACAGACAGCTTTGGCTTGTTTCTTCTCACTTATCAGGCGCTCACAGGGTGCAAGTATTTTGGAAACGACACGCCTCTGGAAGAGATCAAAAGAAATCACAAAGAATTACATGCAAAAGAACAATCAAAAAGTTTTCGAGCTCTCCTAGAAGAAGATCCTTTGCTTACTCACATAAGTCCTGTTCTTAAAGATCTCATGGCTCAACTGGGAACTTCAATCGAAACAAATCGACTCACTGCAAATGAAGCTTTAAGCCATCCATTTTTTACATCGAGACATGTCACATTTATTGAGCGTGCGGTTTAG
- a CDS encoding efflux transporter outer membrane subunit codes for MNFQRFVLFVLLTSLVGCAALKKRQDAPTVTQEVNLKPSFDQALSNGDFTNGDWPEWNWWVSFGDGQLSAFMDQAIADNPDLMAAISRVRSSEQEARKVRSVLFPQFNASFEDDYQHLSKDALIRFPPSPVPAVVNQINLKLNFEYEIDLFGKNRETYQAAIGEARAQRAEMSQAYLIVTVSLAQAYFDFQVNLLRIDAQKEVVQAQKKLVELTEKRVLNNLDDAITLEKAVSNLLKDEELLTEYEKNLALSQSQIKILMGLSPDDEMKFQMPQAEYLRPFPLPENLPLNLLVRRPDLMMQIWKVEAAAHLIGAARAAFFPNINLAAFAGLESLTWAKLFSIESFAGLVAPAINLPLFTGWKLTAGLEQSFANYDTAVFDYNSLILKAAKEVSDGVKILQASNRETKFQMGVVGSLKKATDLTYARYENGVDNFLQVLEMKLELLQQVIREVDLQNIRHLSVLNLIRALGGGYYQQKKEVTVNE; via the coding sequence ATGAATTTTCAGCGCTTTGTTTTGTTTGTTTTACTCACTTCATTAGTTGGTTGTGCTGCACTAAAAAAACGGCAAGATGCTCCCACGGTTACTCAAGAGGTTAACTTAAAACCTTCGTTTGATCAAGCCCTTTCAAATGGAGATTTTACAAATGGTGATTGGCCAGAGTGGAATTGGTGGGTTTCGTTTGGAGATGGGCAGCTTTCCGCATTTATGGATCAAGCAATTGCTGACAATCCCGATTTAATGGCCGCCATTTCTCGGGTTCGTTCAAGTGAGCAAGAAGCGCGTAAGGTGCGTTCAGTTTTATTTCCACAATTTAATGCATCTTTTGAAGATGATTATCAGCATTTGAGTAAAGATGCTCTCATTCGCTTTCCACCTTCTCCAGTTCCTGCAGTGGTAAATCAAATCAATTTGAAGCTCAACTTTGAATATGAAATAGATCTTTTTGGAAAAAACCGGGAAACCTATCAAGCAGCAATTGGAGAGGCCCGTGCGCAAAGAGCTGAAATGTCTCAGGCATACCTCATCGTAACTGTTTCTCTCGCTCAGGCCTATTTTGACTTCCAAGTAAACCTTCTCCGTATTGACGCTCAAAAGGAGGTTGTTCAGGCGCAAAAAAAATTGGTAGAACTGACAGAGAAGCGTGTTTTAAACAACTTAGATGATGCCATCACGTTAGAAAAAGCGGTTTCCAATTTACTCAAAGATGAAGAGCTCTTGACTGAGTATGAGAAAAACCTAGCACTGAGTCAGTCCCAAATCAAAATTCTCATGGGACTGAGCCCTGATGATGAAATGAAGTTTCAAATGCCTCAAGCAGAGTATTTACGTCCGTTTCCTCTTCCAGAAAATCTTCCGTTAAACCTTCTTGTTCGCAGACCTGATTTGATGATGCAAATTTGGAAAGTTGAAGCAGCAGCTCATTTAATAGGAGCTGCGCGCGCAGCATTTTTTCCGAATATTAATTTAGCAGCTTTTGCAGGACTTGAGAGTCTGACCTGGGCTAAGCTTTTCAGCATAGAAAGTTTTGCGGGACTTGTGGCTCCAGCAATCAATCTCCCTCTCTTTACCGGTTGGAAGTTAACAGCTGGGCTTGAGCAATCATTTGCAAATTATGATACGGCTGTTTTTGATTACAACTCTCTTATTTTGAAAGCGGCAAAAGAAGTCTCCGATGGAGTGAAAATTTTGCAGGCCTCGAATCGAGAAACAAAGTTTCAAATGGGAGTTGTTGGAAGTTTAAAAAAAGCGACAGATTTAACGTATGCAAGATATGAGAATGGAGTCGATAACTTTTTACAGGTGTTGGAAATGAAGCTAGAACTCCTTCAGCAAGTGATTCGCGAGGTTGATTTGCAAAACATTCGTCATTTATCTGTTCTAAACTTGATTCGAGCTCTAGGAGGAGGATACTACCAGCAAAAGAAGGAGGTCACAGTAAATGAGTGA
- a CDS encoding secretin N-terminal domain-containing protein encodes MRHKLLGFLTIAAHLSFPLHSDEGQTLTFETAAPEKDELGISVNFEDVSILEFLRFVSKIAGVNFIYDEKLLNFNISLVTGKPTNPENILKIMIELLEQQGIKTEERGDYFVVERMEDWELTDWKAMKRAKYQSMRGETRLVNHEAGPQSLLPIHKLQKRRGEFQIYKLRYHQGGEIQETIKRVAADLKQYDEGSPSLLRAISSMQWVQSTNSLVFTGPQDGTEELTDLIQSLDVPQKQIFIEVLVIETDVKNLLDFGLEWGGGGKYRDKFGYGTGNFPATPGQSPFAKTLQSIDASNPPTGTNQFPIGRGFDLGVIGDVILHKGATYFSLGSLVSALEADGNSTIILNQKIITQDNKLSHIFVGDNLPFTGSVVTNTGNNTVQNANIEYRDVGVTLNITPLMGDTEVITLDITQEITEAIDQFADTNGIRTTKTDMQTQAHVPDKSFLVLSGMVRNTKKHRQSGIPCLGGLPLIGAAFSKNKTEEEKRNVIVFVRPQIIHNIDDYNTVTVYQENQFRKQAGDQEFFQRGLDMVKQEGNPYGTHRGEQGNLPRITAERGDKS; translated from the coding sequence ATGCGTCATAAACTCTTAGGATTTCTTACCATCGCTGCCCACCTCTCCTTCCCCCTCCACTCTGACGAAGGCCAAACATTGACATTTGAGACAGCAGCTCCAGAAAAAGATGAACTTGGAATCTCGGTGAATTTTGAAGATGTTTCCATTCTCGAATTCTTACGTTTTGTGAGTAAAATCGCAGGTGTCAACTTCATCTACGATGAAAAACTCTTAAACTTTAATATCAGCTTAGTCACTGGAAAGCCGACCAATCCTGAAAACATTCTCAAGATCATGATCGAACTCCTCGAACAGCAAGGAATCAAAACAGAGGAGCGAGGAGACTACTTCGTTGTCGAGAGAATGGAAGACTGGGAGCTCACCGATTGGAAAGCAATGAAACGGGCTAAGTATCAATCGATGAGAGGTGAAACTCGCCTCGTCAACCATGAAGCAGGCCCCCAATCCCTTCTTCCTATTCATAAGCTCCAAAAACGACGAGGCGAGTTTCAAATATATAAACTTAGATATCATCAAGGCGGTGAAATTCAAGAAACTATCAAGCGCGTTGCTGCTGATCTGAAACAATACGATGAAGGTTCACCTTCTCTTTTGCGCGCGATTAGCTCTATGCAATGGGTTCAATCGACAAATTCTCTTGTCTTTACGGGCCCACAAGATGGAACCGAAGAACTCACCGATTTGATTCAAAGCTTAGATGTCCCCCAAAAACAAATCTTCATTGAAGTTTTAGTCATTGAAACAGATGTCAAGAACCTGCTCGACTTTGGCTTAGAATGGGGTGGGGGTGGAAAATATCGAGATAAATTTGGGTATGGAACGGGAAATTTCCCAGCAACTCCAGGTCAATCCCCTTTCGCTAAGACGTTGCAATCAATTGATGCATCGAATCCACCGACTGGAACAAATCAATTCCCTATCGGAAGGGGATTTGACCTAGGAGTTATCGGAGATGTTATCCTCCATAAAGGTGCAACCTATTTTTCTTTAGGCTCTCTTGTATCTGCATTAGAAGCCGACGGGAATAGCACGATCATTTTAAACCAAAAGATCATCACACAAGACAATAAACTGTCTCATATCTTTGTCGGTGACAACCTCCCTTTTACGGGATCCGTTGTCACAAATACCGGTAACAACACAGTCCAAAATGCCAATATCGAATACCGCGATGTAGGAGTGACGCTCAATATCACCCCTCTCATGGGAGACACAGAAGTCATCACACTTGACATCACACAAGAAATCACTGAGGCAATTGATCAATTCGCCGACACAAATGGAATTCGCACGACAAAAACCGATATGCAAACACAAGCCCACGTTCCAGATAAAAGCTTTCTTGTCTTGAGCGGAATGGTTCGTAATACAAAAAAACACCGGCAGTCAGGCATTCCCTGCTTAGGAGGGTTACCTCTCATCGGAGCTGCTTTTAGTAAAAACAAAACAGAAGAGGAAAAACGGAATGTGATTGTGTTTGTTCGTCCTCAAATCATTCATAATATCGACGACTACAATACTGTCACTGTTTACCAAGAAAACCAGTTTAGAAAGCAAGCCGGGGATCAGGAATTTTTCCAGAGGGGGCTTGATATGGTCAAACAAGAAGGAAATCCCTATGGAACCCATCGTGGAGAGCAAGGAAATCTCCCAAGAATTACAGCAGAAAGAGGCGATAAATCCTAA
- a CDS encoding DHA2 family efflux MFS transporter permease subunit produces MAHEELEPLVRLPLILGGLALSLCTFMQVLDTSIANVAVPYIAGDLAVSNEDGTWVITMFAVGNAIALPLTGWFTKCFGTTRVMLVSTALFTLLSVLCALSMNINMLVFMRFTQGFVGGPLIPLSQSMLMMSFPKTKRNLGLAIWQMVAIVGPIAGPIIGGWITYNYSWPWIFYINVPVGILASIIIWNIYKSRETPREKQSIDWIGLALLAIGVSALQILLDKGQQYDWWRSNTIVILGIVSVLSLLLLVIWVMTDENPIVDLKLFTNRNFALGTALTAISYMVLFGAIVISPLMLQTNMGYTSTWAGLAVASMGIPAFLTVLLVAKLMDKISLKVLIALSFIFYAISFFFFTRLDTNSSFELIFWSRFVMGIGITTYLAPLTVLSFARFPHHQLAMGQGIFHFFRIFMGGVGASLSVTLWQRRGVLHHSNLVDSISPFQIESKQMFATLAQEGIVGKQALQVADDLVWHQAVMLGANDVFWVSMWIMIFLVIGTIFFKKRRKKNATVEVAASH; encoded by the coding sequence ATGGCACATGAAGAGCTAGAGCCTCTTGTCAGACTTCCCTTGATTTTAGGGGGACTAGCCCTTTCGCTTTGCACTTTCATGCAAGTTCTCGATACATCGATTGCAAATGTTGCCGTTCCTTATATTGCAGGAGATCTCGCTGTGAGCAATGAAGATGGAACTTGGGTGATTACCATGTTTGCTGTGGGGAATGCGATTGCCTTGCCTTTAACTGGATGGTTTACGAAGTGCTTTGGAACGACTCGTGTCATGTTGGTTTCAACAGCTCTTTTCACTTTATTGTCCGTTCTTTGCGCTCTTTCAATGAACATCAATATGCTTGTCTTTATGCGCTTTACTCAGGGTTTTGTTGGAGGTCCACTCATTCCACTTTCTCAGAGTATGCTGATGATGAGTTTTCCCAAGACCAAAAGAAATCTTGGACTGGCTATTTGGCAGATGGTGGCTATTGTCGGCCCGATTGCAGGTCCGATCATCGGAGGGTGGATCACTTACAATTATTCTTGGCCTTGGATCTTTTACATCAATGTTCCTGTTGGGATTTTAGCAAGTATCATCATTTGGAATATTTACAAGTCTCGTGAAACTCCGAGAGAAAAACAGTCGATTGATTGGATAGGACTTGCCCTTTTAGCGATTGGTGTTTCTGCACTTCAAATTCTTTTAGATAAAGGGCAACAATATGACTGGTGGCGTTCAAATACCATTGTTATTTTAGGTATTGTATCAGTTCTTTCCCTACTCTTGTTGGTGATTTGGGTGATGACAGATGAAAATCCAATTGTCGATTTAAAGCTTTTCACTAATCGGAATTTTGCCCTTGGAACAGCTTTAACTGCGATTTCATATATGGTTTTATTTGGAGCTATTGTCATTTCACCTCTCATGCTTCAAACTAACATGGGCTATACTTCAACTTGGGCTGGCCTTGCTGTAGCTTCGATGGGGATTCCAGCTTTCCTCACTGTTCTTTTAGTTGCAAAGTTGATGGATAAGATCTCTTTAAAAGTCCTTATTGCTCTTTCATTTATCTTCTACGCAATCAGCTTTTTCTTTTTTACAAGACTGGATACAAACTCGTCCTTTGAGCTGATATTTTGGTCCCGATTTGTGATGGGAATAGGAATTACTACCTATTTAGCACCGTTGACAGTTTTGAGTTTTGCTCGATTCCCTCATCACCAACTTGCGATGGGCCAAGGAATTTTCCATTTCTTTCGGATTTTTATGGGGGGAGTAGGAGCCTCTCTTTCTGTCACGCTTTGGCAACGACGAGGAGTGCTTCATCACAGCAATTTAGTTGATAGCATCTCTCCCTTTCAGATAGAAAGTAAGCAGATGTTTGCAACTCTTGCTCAAGAGGGAATCGTGGGGAAGCAAGCCCTTCAAGTTGCTGACGATTTGGTTTGGCATCAAGCAGTCATGTTGGGAGCTAATGATGTTTTTTGGGTCAGCATGTGGATTATGATCTTCCTTGTCATTGGGACGATTTTCTTTAAGAAACGGAGGAAGAAGAACGCTACTGTTGAGGTCGCCGCGTCTCATTGA
- a CDS encoding HlyD family secretion protein yields the protein MSEESIPLPKEELGVKRRLVMKWTGVTILFAGLVVLALWLFYYRFIEYTDDAYVSGNLVELTPQVAGIIASINVDNTDYVEEGQVLIELDKTDYIFALEKSCNELAETVREVVQMFLKVEELEAQLQVKEAELMKAEQDYENRVNLVNIGAVSTEEFEHVEAALKSARASAKETYHTLQAAYAQVQGTTVRTHPLVRKGAQQVKDDWVSLRRCEIVSPVNGYVSQRVAQLGEWVNLAEPLLAIVPLDELWVDANFKETQLSDFRIGQDVKLRADLYGWRVTYQGKVIGINPGTGNTFSILPPQNATGNWIKIVQRVPVRISLDSKQLERNPLWLGLSMDVTVDIKDTSGDRLSEYRVAKPIYRTSIYSQQELGADALIEQIISSNIGSHGT from the coding sequence ATGAGTGAAGAAAGCATCCCCCTACCTAAAGAAGAGTTAGGGGTGAAAAGGCGACTGGTAATGAAGTGGACTGGGGTTACCATTCTCTTTGCAGGTCTTGTTGTCTTGGCATTATGGCTCTTTTATTACCGCTTTATCGAGTATACTGATGATGCGTATGTCAGCGGAAACCTAGTAGAACTCACTCCACAAGTCGCAGGAATTATTGCCTCTATCAATGTAGATAACACAGACTATGTCGAAGAAGGGCAAGTTCTCATTGAACTGGATAAGACCGATTATATTTTTGCTCTCGAGAAGAGCTGTAATGAGCTCGCAGAAACAGTGCGAGAGGTTGTGCAAATGTTTCTAAAAGTTGAAGAGCTTGAAGCTCAATTGCAGGTGAAAGAGGCTGAACTTATGAAAGCTGAGCAAGACTATGAAAATCGGGTGAATCTCGTGAATATTGGAGCTGTTTCAACAGAAGAATTTGAGCATGTGGAGGCGGCTTTGAAAAGTGCCCGCGCTTCAGCAAAAGAAACCTACCATACTTTGCAAGCTGCTTACGCTCAAGTTCAAGGAACAACTGTTAGAACCCACCCCCTTGTGCGAAAAGGGGCGCAGCAAGTGAAAGATGATTGGGTCAGCCTGCGGCGCTGTGAGATTGTATCGCCTGTTAATGGATACGTTTCCCAGAGAGTGGCACAGCTTGGGGAATGGGTCAATTTAGCTGAACCTTTACTTGCTATTGTACCTCTTGATGAGCTTTGGGTTGATGCGAACTTTAAAGAAACTCAACTATCCGACTTTCGCATTGGTCAAGATGTGAAGTTGCGCGCCGACTTGTATGGATGGAGAGTTACATATCAAGGAAAAGTGATCGGGATAAACCCTGGAACAGGAAACACTTTTTCGATTCTTCCACCTCAAAATGCGACAGGGAACTGGATCAAAATTGTGCAACGTGTTCCCGTACGAATCAGTTTAGATTCCAAGCAACTTGAAAGAAACCCTCTTTGGCTTGGGCTTTCAATGGATGTGACGGTTGATATTAAAGACACGAGTGGGGATAGGCTTTCAGAATACCGTGTTGCAAAGCCGATTTATCGTACTTCGATCTATAGTCAGCAGGAGCTGGGAGCGGATGCTCTAATTGAACAAATCATTTCAAGTAATATAGGTTCTCATGGCACATGA
- a CDS encoding MFS transporter, translating into MKRLLPVLVVLFLGYLGFSLALPIFPPLFLDLNHSFLSPETSVSTRRILLGLLFSMYPLGQFIGAPIMGKLSDKWGRKPVLLISLLAIIPGYIGCALSVAYRLPFLMYVSRLWVGLLEGNITIAQAAISDISEDEKAKTKNFGWMVSLSSSAFFFGPLIGGKLADSKLISWFHFDTPFWCAALLVFVGFLIVLKRFKETHEADHTVEIHPFTIFTSFIDSLRIKRLRFIYLANMCFFFAIFFFLNFFSAYLVNVFGFNVSLLGEANAYLSIFVVIGPLFFAWMAKFWTTSKVALFGSVFLGISLIVFLLPNSPYALFGTLIPVGLFMAIGFAYPALMISNVVSKRIQGQVLGTNMAIQVFGEGATALIGGFLMALFTSFPIWIGAIVALIGGVLLINETRRPQQ; encoded by the coding sequence ATGAAAAGATTATTGCCTGTCCTCGTTGTTCTCTTTTTAGGTTACTTGGGGTTTTCTCTCGCCCTTCCGATTTTTCCTCCTCTTTTTCTTGATCTCAATCATAGCTTTCTTTCTCCTGAAACCAGTGTTTCCACAAGGCGCATTCTTCTCGGGCTTCTCTTTTCTATGTATCCTCTCGGTCAGTTTATCGGCGCCCCCATCATGGGTAAACTTTCTGACAAATGGGGACGTAAACCTGTTCTACTCATCTCTCTTCTTGCCATCATTCCGGGATACATTGGATGTGCCCTTTCTGTCGCTTATCGACTTCCCTTTTTGATGTACGTGAGTCGTTTATGGGTTGGACTTTTAGAAGGAAACATCACTATTGCTCAAGCTGCAATATCCGACATCAGCGAAGATGAAAAAGCCAAAACAAAAAACTTCGGATGGATGGTTTCTCTCAGTAGCAGTGCTTTTTTCTTTGGTCCTCTTATCGGAGGAAAATTGGCTGATTCCAAGCTAATTTCTTGGTTTCACTTTGACACTCCCTTTTGGTGTGCAGCACTTCTTGTCTTCGTTGGATTTCTCATTGTTTTGAAACGCTTTAAAGAAACCCATGAAGCAGATCATACTGTTGAGATCCACCCATTTACTATTTTCACTTCATTTATCGATAGTTTACGTATCAAGAGGCTGAGATTCATCTATCTGGCCAATATGTGCTTTTTCTTCGCGATTTTTTTCTTTTTGAACTTCTTTTCGGCCTATCTCGTCAATGTTTTTGGCTTTAATGTCTCACTGCTAGGTGAAGCTAACGCTTACCTTTCGATTTTTGTTGTGATCGGCCCCCTTTTTTTTGCGTGGATGGCCAAGTTTTGGACGACTTCCAAGGTCGCTCTCTTTGGGTCTGTCTTTTTGGGAATAAGTTTGATTGTCTTTCTCCTTCCCAATTCTCCTTATGCCCTCTTTGGAACACTCATCCCCGTTGGGTTATTCATGGCCATTGGATTTGCCTATCCAGCTCTTATGATTTCTAATGTCGTCAGTAAACGGATTCAAGGACAAGTCTTGGGAACCAACATGGCAATTCAAGTTTTTGGCGAAGGAGCAACTGCTTTAATTGGTGGATTTCTCATGGCACTATTCACAAGCTTTCCGATCTGGATTGGGGCAATCGTTGCACTCATTGGAGGTGTTTTACTCATCAATGAGACGCGGCGACCTCAACAGTAG